In Apium graveolens cultivar Ventura chromosome 10, ASM990537v1, whole genome shotgun sequence, the following are encoded in one genomic region:
- the LOC141690777 gene encoding uncharacterized protein LOC141690777: protein MRYVQRLLEKFGSARLEGIPREENNNADALAKMRSQMDSVLLGQIPLGIQKIPSIPEVGLFRTEVIPQETRMTPIYNFIQMETFPEDKLQARRLRYQATRYVEYDGVLYKRGFNQPLLRCVDLEEGNYILREVHKGIYGNHSGGDSLALKVLRQGYY from the coding sequence ATGAGATATGTACAGCGTCTACTAGAAAAGTTTGGAAGCGCCAGGTTAGAAGGTATACCGAGGGAAGAAAATAACAATGCAGATGCCTTGGCCAAGATGAGATCACAAATGGACAGCGTGCTACTTGGACAAATTCCTTTGGGGATCCAGAAAATTCCGAGTATTCCAGAAGTGGGTTTGTTCCGGACAGAGGTGATCCCACAGGAGACCAGGATGACCCccatttataattttattcaaatgGAAACTTTTCCAGAAGACAAGCTACAGGCTCGACGCCTTCGCTACCAGGCTACGAGGTATGTTGAGTATGATGGAGTGTTGTATAAGAGAGGGTTTAATCAACCGCTTTTACGATGTGTGGATTTggaagaaggaaattatattcTTAGAGAGGTGCACAAAGGTATTTATGGCAATCACTCAGGGGGTGATTCGTTGGCATTAAAAGTTCTTAGACAAGGATATTACTAG